A window of Methanobacteriales archaeon HGW-Methanobacteriales-1 contains these coding sequences:
- a CDS encoding bacitracin ABC transporter permease: MHNIVHGEFLKLKRSKMFLICLLGSLTAPIMVFIGLLKSHLENPLEIITYGDLLDQTNMYVVLLFGLVVYVVIAAYLFSREYTEHTLKSVITTPVSRAKYITGKYIMFFIWIMFLTLVAWLGTFFFGALGGASDFSWAIVSQSFSHFYAAAILLYLTLTPFVFITLWMKSLVPAIVVAAAISMGNVALFNDSLAALFPWTSAFLLGTDQLGTYGYTPTIPLVIVVVTFLAGLVASFLYFKREDVKL; this comes from the coding sequence TTGCATAATATAGTACATGGTGAATTTTTAAAATTAAAACGCTCAAAAATGTTTTTAATTTGCCTTCTAGGTAGTTTGACCGCACCCATAATGGTTTTTATTGGATTATTGAAATCCCACTTAGAAAACCCCTTAGAAATAATCACCTATGGTGATCTTTTGGATCAAACCAACATGTATGTGGTTTTACTCTTTGGTCTGGTGGTGTATGTGGTAATAGCCGCCTACCTTTTCAGCCGGGAATACACTGAGCACACCCTGAAATCTGTTATCACCACCCCAGTGTCCCGGGCCAAATACATCACCGGCAAATACATCATGTTCTTCATCTGGATCATGTTCTTAACCCTGGTAGCCTGGTTGGGGACCTTCTTCTTTGGAGCCCTGGGTGGTGCCTCAGATTTTAGCTGGGCCATAGTCTCCCAGTCATTCTCTCATTTCTATGCTGCAGCCATCCTCCTCTATCTGACCCTGACTCCCTTTGTCTTTATCACTTTATGGATGAAGAGTCTGGTTCCGGCCATAGTAGTGGCCGCAGCCATAAGTATGGGTAATGTGGCCTTATTTAATGATAGTCTGGCAGCATTATTCCCCTGGACCTCAGCCTTTTTACTGGGTACTGATCAACTGGGAACTTATGGATACACCCCCACCATCCCCCTGGTGATCGTGGTGGTCACCTTTTTAGCCGGATTAGTGGCCAGTTTTCTCTATTTTAAAAGAGAAGATGTGAAATTATAA
- a CDS encoding bacitracin ABC transporter ATP-binding protein codes for MKYVIETKNLTKNYGSQIGVDSVNIKVEKGSIYGLLGRNGAGKTTLMCMLMNLYHPTSGEILLFGENYQENQDIYKRIGCIIESPGFYENLTGEENLRYFAYLGGNYKKEEVDNALKIMGLDKEPGKIFGKYSLGMKQRLGIAAAIMHNPDLLILDEPVNGLDPVGINEVRKYLKKLCTEKGTTILISSHILTEIEKLVDTIGVIHQGKLIEEISLENLQRKNQHYVEFEVSHRDKASTILQEKFAIESIQVAENDCIRIYSGIEKRGQVNNALVEEGIEVSKISLGESQLEDYFTELIGEDSIA; via the coding sequence ATGAAATACGTTATTGAAACTAAAAACTTGACTAAAAACTATGGCTCTCAAATAGGAGTTGATTCAGTTAATATTAAAGTGGAAAAAGGCAGTATCTATGGCTTACTTGGTAGAAACGGTGCTGGAAAAACCACTCTCATGTGCATGCTCATGAATCTTTACCATCCAACCTCCGGTGAAATCCTTCTTTTTGGAGAAAACTATCAGGAAAACCAGGATATCTATAAAAGAATTGGTTGTATCATAGAATCCCCGGGGTTTTATGAGAACCTCACTGGAGAAGAAAACCTGAGATACTTTGCCTATTTAGGGGGAAATTATAAAAAAGAGGAAGTGGATAATGCCCTGAAAATCATGGGCCTGGATAAAGAACCAGGTAAAATATTTGGAAAATATTCACTGGGAATGAAGCAAAGACTGGGAATTGCTGCGGCTATCATGCATAATCCTGATCTTTTAATACTGGATGAACCAGTCAATGGTCTGGATCCCGTGGGAATAAATGAAGTCCGAAAATATCTCAAAAAACTGTGCACCGAAAAAGGCACCACCATACTTATCTCCAGCCATATCCTCACTGAAATAGAGAAACTGGTGGATACCATTGGGGTGATTCACCAGGGAAAATTAATTGAAGAAATATCCCTGGAGAATCTGCAAAGAAAGAATCAGCACTACGTGGAATTTGAAGTATCTCATAGAGATAAGGCTTCTACCATATTACAAGAAAAATTTGCTATAGAATCCATCCAGGTAGCTGAAAATGATTGCATACGAATTTATTCTGGTATTGAAAAACGGGGACAGGTCAATAATGCCCTGGTGGAAGAGGGCATTGAAGTGAGTAAAATAAGCCTGGGAGAAAGCCAACTGGAAGACTACTTCACAGAACTAATTGGAGAGGATTCCATTGCATAA
- a CDS encoding heat-shock protein Hsp20, giving the protein MNHMKCHFKDIMKDGAKNLDNLRFQMEESMVKNDLIPGKTVEETPENIIVKILIPGIKKENIDLNITESQISLEANFTMEKHLKSNLISFKDKQEGTIKRKISLPKKVIPQEATAKLENGILKVKIPKLEKEKHFNVKIE; this is encoded by the coding sequence ATGAATCATATGAAATGTCATTTTAAGGATATTATGAAAGATGGAGCTAAAAACTTAGATAATTTAAGATTCCAAATGGAAGAATCCATGGTTAAAAACGACTTAATTCCTGGAAAAACTGTAGAAGAAACTCCAGAAAACATTATTGTCAAAATTTTAATACCTGGTATAAAAAAAGAGAACATAGATTTAAATATAACTGAATCCCAAATTTCACTTGAAGCAAATTTTACCATGGAAAAACACTTGAAAAGCAATTTAATTAGCTTTAAAGACAAACAGGAAGGAACCATTAAAAGAAAAATTTCTCTACCTAAAAAGGTTATACCTCAAGAAGCTACGGCCAAACTTGAAAATGGTATTTTAAAGGTTAAAATTCCTAAATTAGAAAAAGAAAAACATTTCAATGTCAAAATTGAATAA